One window of Cohnella hashimotonis genomic DNA carries:
- a CDS encoding amidohydrolase/deacetylase family metallohydrolase yields the protein MSNDYLLRNLKLLDGRPVDIEIADGRIGRILEAKLADGRIGMADGLDYTANRTIDCGGAYVSSGWIDMHVHAFPAFDPYGDEIDQIGVKQGVATIVDAGSCGADRIGELAASGESAKTNLLAFLNISRIGLSRIDELSQLDWLDGDRVGEAVARYPDVIVGLKARISRSVVGDSGIAPLRVARVLSASTGLSLMVHIGSAPPAIEEVLSYLREGDIVTHYLNGKPNNLFDAEGRPIPALLDALERGVRLDVGHGTASFSFRVAEAAKRNGIGLHTISSDIYRGNRLNGPVFSLANVMSKFLYLGYSLQEVVAAVTSSAAQWLGRPELGRIQAGDPAHLTVFDVREEPVSLLDSEGIERKANQRIVPRGVVTNGEFMACEVWT from the coding sequence TTGAGCAATGATTACTTGCTGCGCAATCTGAAGCTGCTGGACGGAAGACCGGTGGACATCGAGATCGCGGATGGGCGAATCGGCCGGATTTTAGAGGCAAAGCTCGCGGATGGCCGGATCGGCATGGCAGACGGGCTGGATTATACTGCTAACCGCACGATCGATTGCGGCGGCGCCTACGTATCGAGCGGCTGGATCGACATGCACGTGCATGCCTTCCCGGCATTCGATCCCTATGGGGACGAGATTGACCAGATCGGCGTCAAGCAGGGCGTGGCGACGATCGTAGACGCGGGCAGCTGCGGGGCGGACCGGATCGGGGAGCTGGCGGCAAGCGGGGAGAGCGCAAAGACGAACCTGCTGGCGTTTCTGAACATCTCGCGCATCGGGCTGAGCCGGATCGACGAGCTGTCGCAGCTCGACTGGCTCGACGGGGATCGGGTAGGCGAGGCTGTCGCCCGTTATCCCGATGTGATCGTCGGCTTGAAGGCGCGCATCAGCCGCAGCGTCGTCGGCGACAGCGGCATCGCGCCGCTGCGCGTCGCCCGGGTGCTGTCGGCCTCGACGGGATTGTCGCTCATGGTCCATATCGGCTCCGCGCCGCCGGCCATCGAGGAGGTGCTCTCCTACCTGAGGGAAGGGGATATCGTCACGCACTACCTCAACGGGAAGCCCAACAATCTCTTTGACGCCGAGGGCCGGCCGATTCCGGCGCTGCTGGACGCACTGGAGCGCGGCGTACGGCTGGATGTCGGGCATGGCACGGCGAGCTTCTCGTTCCGCGTCGCCGAGGCGGCGAAGCGGAACGGCATCGGGCTGCATACGATCAGCTCCGATATTTACCGGGGCAATCGCCTGAACGGTCCGGTGTTCAGTCTGGCGAACGTGATGAGCAAGTTCCTTTATCTAGGCTATTCCTTGCAGGAAGTCGTCGCGGCCGTCACGTCCAGCGCGGCGCAGTGGCTCGGGCGACCCGAGCTCGGACGGATACAGGCGGGGGATCCCGCGCATCTGACGGTATTTGACGTCCGGGAGGAGCCGGTGTCGCTCTTGGATTCAGAAGGCATCGAACGCAAGGCCAATCAACGGATCGTACCGAGAGGAGTCGTGACGAATGGCGAATTCATGGCATGCGAAGTATGGACTTAA
- a CDS encoding cache domain-containing sensor histidine kinase has protein sequence MMTLWFKQSLKSKLSLLILIAVITPLLATGVVSYRIASNLTEKIEKESGMNTLRQVSDKLDFLINDVETMSVFIIGQKDIQSYLERSDADYALYSQNVAFLMNLASSKTYISNITITSSRGHPALYNTTVLHSGLPELQASGANGGDPDVKWWTPPYENKTTDDGIAKVFSLVRPIRDMSKFKRIGELAISIDIAEVRRMLQDAGWNASGQLWLINQDNRIVASPSGEDAAALQGLSVPDVSRLGDSEGVMNIKGGRDSNTLLYYTLPALGWKLVGVIPTRIYTAQNKYVLTLTAYAIGLAALLAVVLVLYFITWVTRPLAKISKKLKDINPEEPVTRIEVKSSDEIGMLLHSYNKLGDRIQRLKSQLQEHEAKKKEVDIQALQAQIHPHFLYNTLSSIQWNALMNKDRQTAEMVGALSDFLRFSLNDGKEYCTVQQEVSHAQNYIRIMSRRFQDKFDSAFFVDPTLHSHSILKLLLQPLIENSIMHGLQKQKKKGSLFVFGECRDGAMTFVVEDTGIGIDADKLVKLRRHLTAPDDAEDDRAAAGKSGYGLRSVHRRLQLHYGAGSGLQIDSDPGVRTRISFQIPIQEANA, from the coding sequence ATGATGACCTTATGGTTCAAACAATCGCTCAAGAGCAAGCTGTCCCTGTTGATCCTGATCGCGGTCATCACCCCGCTCCTAGCCACGGGCGTCGTCTCCTACCGCATCGCTTCCAATCTGACGGAGAAAATCGAGAAGGAATCCGGCATGAATACGCTCCGCCAGGTGTCCGACAAGCTCGACTTCCTCATCAACGACGTCGAGACGATGTCCGTATTCATTATCGGGCAAAAGGACATCCAGTCTTACCTCGAGCGCAGCGATGCGGACTATGCCTTGTATTCGCAAAACGTGGCTTTCCTGATGAACCTGGCTTCCTCCAAAACGTACATTTCCAATATTACGATCACCTCTTCCCGCGGCCATCCCGCTTTGTATAACACGACCGTACTGCACTCCGGGCTTCCCGAGCTGCAGGCGTCCGGCGCGAACGGCGGCGATCCCGACGTCAAATGGTGGACCCCGCCTTACGAGAACAAGACGACCGACGACGGGATCGCCAAGGTGTTCTCCCTCGTGCGTCCCATCCGCGACATGAGCAAGTTCAAGCGCATCGGCGAGCTGGCGATCAGCATCGACATCGCCGAGGTACGGCGCATGCTGCAGGACGCGGGCTGGAACGCGAGCGGACAGCTCTGGCTGATCAATCAGGACAATCGGATCGTCGCGTCGCCGTCCGGCGAGGACGCGGCGGCGCTGCAGGGCCTGTCCGTTCCCGACGTCTCTCGGCTCGGCGATTCCGAAGGCGTGATGAATATCAAAGGCGGCCGGGATAGCAACACGCTGCTCTATTACACGCTGCCCGCGCTCGGCTGGAAGCTCGTAGGCGTCATCCCCACCCGGATCTACACCGCCCAGAACAAATACGTGCTCACGCTCACCGCCTACGCCATCGGACTGGCCGCGCTGCTCGCGGTCGTGCTGGTGCTTTATTTCATTACCTGGGTCACCCGGCCCCTGGCCAAGATCTCCAAGAAACTCAAGGATATCAATCCTGAAGAGCCCGTGACGCGCATCGAGGTCAAGAGCTCGGACGAGATCGGCATGCTGCTCCACAGCTACAACAAACTGGGCGACCGCATCCAGCGGCTCAAGAGCCAGCTTCAGGAGCACGAGGCCAAAAAGAAAGAAGTCGACATCCAGGCGCTTCAGGCGCAGATTCATCCGCATTTTCTGTACAACACGCTGTCTTCGATCCAATGGAACGCGCTCATGAACAAGGACCGCCAGACGGCGGAGATGGTCGGGGCGCTGAGCGATTTCCTGCGGTTCAGCCTGAACGACGGCAAGGAATACTGCACCGTCCAGCAAGAGGTCTCTCACGCCCAGAATTACATTCGCATCATGTCCCGGCGATTCCAGGACAAGTTCGATTCGGCTTTTTTCGTCGATCCGACGCTTCATAGCCATTCGATACTAAAGCTGCTCCTGCAGCCGCTCATCGAGAACAGCATCATGCACGGTCTTCAGAAGCAGAAGAAAAAGGGAAGCCTGTTCGTATTCGGCGAGTGCCGCGACGGCGCGATGACGTTCGTCGTGGAGGATACGGGCATCGGCATCGACGCGGACAAGTTGGTGAAGCTGCGCCGGCATCTGACCGCGCCTGACGACGCCGAGGATGATCGCGCGGCAGCCGGCAAGTCGGGCTACGGCCTTCGCAGCGTACATCGCCGGCTGCAACTGCATTACGGCGCCGGGTCGGGGCTGCAGATCGACAGCGATCCGGGCGTCCGCACGCGCATTTCCTTCCAAATCCCGATCCAGGAGGCAAACGCATGA